One genomic window of Halolamina sediminis includes the following:
- a CDS encoding UvrD-helicase domain-containing protein → MSDKESAGREADDDTDGYRRLEGAQAEIRDAFFAADSGLFVLDCGPGSGKSITADSIAAEDLTRKARAGVDSPTETLCVTSFSRDDAASILPGVERALREFADDPDAPIGLDEETASELGTALRGSDRVGTIDSVLGTVFEAISGEVGFEEVPEVGDSAALAAVHGDALEAVRNDESLDAAFATLDDAYPGGRYDADAADLLGAARSACRERRLSVPDLRDRLSTVVAGTYPDGPPDSLADVLRDAEQFFVPGEREAVERGLETGSDGDFDAVVDADADCHERWGEAVDALCAVLPAYLDAYDEACRATGVLAHVDVAHWIAEFFQDAVYESAFRERLRQRWIDRLSTVIVDEAQDVSRAQHDALAPLVDADTRVLLVGDRDQCIYAWRNAQPSLFDRAATEGEYFGVDWTPHERRSATRSYRFRPSIAAAIDTVFEPAFSDPTRGGAEEAADGRGTDAYDRLSAVRGSTPEPGVHVAAFPEHGRPGSPTWVDPAEGLGEAEALADCIASGLASGRFKREDGEAPGVTVLFHRRTHMDSYVDAFADAGLSVRDTSRALFDHPLVGAVCAVVEWLRAPTTQSATLDLVNDDDLPIDGLVDRLMRSDWSIAAVAESGSMRGEKAAVVDGLAELAGRRADHLAMAGADVVSDVIETLSLAEDPLDQSPTAVDDAAVLDRLVGVVADWEGEQPYSLAELTAALGHARRNPRGGPSLPTAAEADVTFRTIHGAKGDEDDVIAIADLGTGIGRYGAYLDRFVAHGRHVALAPPEPEVGDAYPDLGGTVLAGGPYDPDASPGDGSAGLRWASEQWVESDPPRLAGPPPLRAPVAAARAERWRLLYVALSRARDHLVLPLPGRRSEPTPRDRWVDTLREALSFDADRAGEYTVEAPGDHDPFTVAVHRADGETPTAPESREGTEAAARPGPLPERGWTPRFVNPSTVYELAAAPEDGVLAHLSGQPLHAEQDGVTVPLSFETMGPEVVGDVAHDVFATALSAGLDTDTLRDCSGPVPAALDRAIDDHARGVAPAEREQLRRYVEETICPQLAATESYERLAASRRRYVEEPLDAVVRVSGLAVELGGRADVVSVDSEGQWHVDEFKIGLRPPEPELRERYELQAATYAWLLERQESSAVTATVTTVGTRQESTTVTAGEEDVRSLLDRLADRRWNCQR, encoded by the coding sequence ATGAGTGATAAGGAATCGGCCGGCCGGGAGGCGGACGACGACACGGACGGCTACCGGCGGCTCGAAGGGGCGCAGGCCGAGATCCGCGACGCCTTCTTTGCCGCTGACTCGGGGCTGTTCGTGCTCGACTGCGGGCCGGGATCGGGGAAGTCCATCACCGCCGACAGCATCGCGGCCGAGGACCTCACACGAAAGGCCCGTGCGGGTGTCGACAGCCCCACGGAGACGCTCTGTGTCACGTCGTTCTCCCGTGACGACGCCGCGAGCATCCTCCCCGGCGTCGAGCGCGCGCTCCGGGAGTTCGCCGACGACCCCGACGCCCCGATCGGCCTCGACGAGGAAACCGCCTCCGAGTTGGGGACCGCACTCCGGGGGAGCGACCGCGTGGGGACGATCGACAGCGTCCTCGGCACGGTGTTCGAGGCGATCTCCGGGGAGGTCGGCTTCGAGGAGGTGCCGGAAGTCGGCGATAGCGCCGCGCTCGCGGCGGTCCACGGCGACGCACTCGAGGCGGTTCGGAACGACGAGTCGCTCGACGCCGCGTTCGCGACGCTGGACGACGCCTACCCGGGCGGGCGGTACGACGCCGACGCCGCCGACCTGCTCGGGGCTGCCCGGAGCGCCTGCCGGGAACGCCGCCTGTCAGTTCCGGACCTTCGCGATCGACTGAGCACGGTCGTCGCCGGCACGTACCCCGACGGCCCGCCCGACTCGCTGGCCGACGTGCTGCGGGACGCGGAGCAGTTCTTCGTCCCCGGTGAGCGCGAGGCGGTCGAACGGGGGCTGGAAACGGGTTCCGACGGCGACTTCGACGCCGTCGTCGATGCCGACGCGGACTGTCACGAGCGGTGGGGCGAGGCCGTCGACGCACTCTGTGCCGTGCTGCCCGCCTACCTCGACGCCTACGACGAGGCATGCCGGGCGACGGGCGTGCTCGCCCACGTCGACGTGGCCCACTGGATCGCCGAGTTCTTCCAGGATGCGGTCTACGAGAGCGCGTTCCGGGAGCGGCTCCGTCAGCGCTGGATCGACCGGCTCTCGACGGTGATCGTCGACGAGGCGCAGGACGTCTCCCGGGCGCAGCACGACGCGCTCGCGCCGCTGGTCGACGCCGACACGCGGGTTCTGCTGGTCGGCGACCGCGACCAGTGCATCTACGCGTGGCGCAACGCCCAACCGAGCCTGTTCGATCGGGCTGCGACCGAGGGAGAGTACTTCGGCGTCGACTGGACGCCCCACGAACGCCGGAGTGCGACCAGATCGTACCGCTTCCGGCCGTCGATCGCGGCCGCGATCGACACCGTGTTCGAGCCGGCGTTCTCGGACCCGACCCGCGGCGGCGCCGAGGAGGCTGCCGACGGCCGCGGGACCGACGCGTACGACCGCCTCTCGGCCGTCCGCGGGTCGACGCCCGAACCGGGCGTCCACGTCGCCGCGTTCCCGGAGCACGGCCGTCCGGGCTCGCCGACGTGGGTCGACCCGGCGGAGGGCCTGGGGGAGGCCGAGGCGTTGGCCGACTGTATCGCGTCGGGGCTGGCGTCGGGCCGGTTCAAGCGGGAGGACGGCGAGGCGCCGGGCGTGACGGTGCTGTTCCACCGTCGGACGCACATGGACAGCTACGTCGACGCGTTCGCCGACGCCGGGCTCTCGGTGCGGGACACCAGCCGGGCGCTGTTCGACCACCCCCTCGTCGGCGCGGTCTGTGCGGTCGTCGAGTGGCTCCGTGCGCCCACCACGCAGTCGGCGACGCTGGATCTCGTCAACGACGACGACCTGCCGATCGACGGACTCGTCGACCGCCTCATGCGCTCTGACTGGTCGATCGCGGCCGTGGCCGAGTCCGGGTCGATGCGGGGCGAGAAGGCGGCGGTGGTCGACGGACTCGCTGAACTCGCGGGTCGGCGCGCCGACCACCTCGCGATGGCCGGCGCGGACGTGGTGAGCGACGTGATCGAGACGCTCTCGCTGGCCGAGGACCCGCTGGACCAGAGCCCCACCGCGGTCGACGACGCGGCCGTGCTCGACCGACTGGTCGGCGTCGTCGCCGACTGGGAGGGCGAGCAGCCGTACTCGCTGGCAGAGCTCACCGCGGCGCTGGGGCACGCCCGGCGGAACCCGAGAGGCGGCCCCAGCCTCCCGACCGCCGCCGAGGCCGACGTGACGTTCCGGACGATCCACGGCGCGAAGGGCGACGAGGACGACGTGATCGCGATCGCGGATCTCGGGACGGGGATCGGCCGGTACGGCGCCTACCTCGATCGGTTCGTCGCCCACGGCCGCCACGTCGCGCTGGCCCCGCCGGAGCCCGAGGTGGGGGACGCGTACCCCGACCTCGGCGGGACGGTGCTCGCCGGTGGCCCCTACGATCCCGACGCGTCGCCGGGTGACGGGAGTGCTGGACTGCGGTGGGCGAGCGAGCAGTGGGTCGAGAGTGACCCGCCGCGGCTCGCCGGCCCGCCACCGCTCCGGGCGCCGGTCGCAGCCGCACGCGCCGAGCGCTGGCGCCTGCTGTACGTCGCCCTCTCACGGGCGCGTGACCACCTCGTCCTCCCCCTTCCGGGGCGACGCTCGGAACCGACGCCGCGGGACCGCTGGGTCGACACGCTCCGCGAGGCGCTCTCGTTCGACGCCGACCGCGCCGGCGAGTACACGGTCGAGGCGCCCGGCGACCACGACCCGTTCACGGTCGCAGTCCACCGTGCCGACGGCGAGACGCCGACCGCGCCCGAGAGTCGGGAGGGGACGGAGGCAGCGGCCCGGCCGGGCCCCCTCCCCGAGCGCGGATGGACGCCGCGGTTCGTCAACCCGAGCACGGTGTACGAACTCGCTGCGGCGCCGGAAGACGGCGTACTCGCCCACCTGAGCGGGCAGCCGCTCCACGCCGAGCAGGACGGCGTCACGGTCCCGCTGTCGTTCGAGACGATGGGGCCGGAGGTCGTCGGCGACGTCGCGCACGACGTGTTCGCGACCGCGCTGTCTGCGGGGCTCGACACCGACACTCTCCGGGACTGTTCGGGGCCGGTGCCGGCGGCGCTTGATCGCGCGATCGACGACCACGCTCGCGGCGTCGCGCCCGCCGAGCGCGAGCAGCTCCGGCGCTACGTCGAAGAGACGATCTGCCCGCAGTTGGCGGCGACGGAGAGCTACGAGCGGTTGGCGGCGAGCCGGCGGCGGTACGTGGAGGAGCCGCTGGACGCCGTCGTACGCGTGTCGGGGCTTGCCGTCGAGCTCGGCGGCCGTGCGGACGTGGTCTCGGTCGACTCCGAGGGGCAGTGGCACGTCGACGAGTTCAAGATCGGGCTCCGGCCGCCGGAGCCCGAGCTCCGGGAGCGCTACGAGCTGCAGGCGGCGACGTACGCGTGGCTCCTCGAACGGCAGGAATCGTCGGCGGTGACGGCGACCGTGACGACCGTCGGCACCCGGCAGGAGAGCACGACCGTCACCGCCGGGGAGGAAGACGTTCGTTCGCTGCTGGACCGGCTGGCCGACCGCCGCTGGAACTGCCAGCGGTAG
- a CDS encoding asparaginase, giving the protein MEVTLLSTGGTIASTDGDGGKTPSKAGEALIETVPGLGERASITVERVASVSGFDVTWERAAALRNAAERAAEQSDGIVVTHGTDTMAESAYLLDLTTDLPVPVAFTGAQRPFDEVGTDGPPNLLGAVRTVTHDRVGSGTYLVFDDEVHAARDVVKSHTSALSTFRSPERGPVGEFTPAGLRLFREPRSDADGAPEVGEVDAAIPILTSGLGVGGDALRRAVGDPADPAVDGVVVAGTGLGNTTGALCDAIEELRAAGVPVVIASRCHEGATAPLYGGAGGGTTLDELGVLWAGDLPPWKARIKLAVALAVGGEGVDEAFFERGLREPGR; this is encoded by the coding sequence ATGGAGGTCACGCTACTGAGCACGGGGGGAACGATCGCCAGCACGGACGGCGACGGCGGGAAGACCCCGTCGAAGGCGGGCGAGGCGCTGATCGAGACGGTTCCGGGACTCGGCGAGCGGGCCTCGATCACCGTCGAGCGGGTCGCGAGCGTCTCCGGGTTCGACGTGACGTGGGAGCGGGCGGCCGCGCTCCGGAACGCGGCCGAACGGGCGGCCGAACAGTCGGACGGGATCGTCGTCACCCACGGCACCGACACGATGGCGGAGTCGGCGTACCTGCTCGATCTGACGACGGACCTGCCCGTCCCGGTGGCGTTTACGGGCGCCCAGCGACCGTTTGACGAGGTGGGAACCGACGGCCCGCCGAACCTGCTCGGGGCCGTCCGGACGGTCACACACGATCGCGTGGGGTCGGGCACGTATCTCGTGTTCGACGACGAGGTTCACGCCGCCCGCGACGTGGTGAAATCCCACACCAGCGCGCTGTCGACGTTCCGCTCGCCCGAGCGCGGTCCGGTCGGGGAGTTCACGCCCGCCGGGCTTCGACTGTTCCGGGAGCCGCGGAGCGACGCGGACGGCGCGCCGGAAGTCGGGGAGGTCGACGCGGCGATCCCGATCCTCACCTCGGGGCTCGGCGTGGGCGGCGACGCGCTCCGTCGGGCCGTCGGGGATCCGGCCGATCCCGCGGTCGATGGCGTCGTCGTCGCCGGAACGGGACTGGGGAACACGACCGGTGCGCTCTGTGACGCGATCGAGGAACTCCGGGCGGCCGGCGTCCCGGTCGTGATCGCCTCACGATGCCACGAAGGCGCGACTGCACCGCTGTACGGCGGGGCTGGCGGTGGCACGACCCTCGACGAACTGGGCGTGCTCTGGGCGGGCGACCTCCCGCCGTGGAAGGCACGCATCAAGCTCGCGGTCGCGCTGGCGGTCGGTGGCGAGGGCGTCGACGAGGCGTTCTTCGAGCGCGGGCTCCGCGAGCCCGGGCGGTGA